The genomic interval ATTGATCGAAGTCCGGTGCCAGCTTTTCATGCCGATAAAATCAGGATTAATTTCTGAATATCAACTTATGGGGCTGATTTATTTACCACCCGACTCTTCGGTCTTCTCCTTCAGAATTTCAGCAATCATCGCCAGAGCACTCAGCACGCCGCTTGCCTCATATGGGACAAACATCTTTGTTGCCTTGCCTTCTGCCATTTTTGCCAGCGCCTCAAGGTATTTTATAGTGATCAGCTCCCGGGTGGGATTCCCGCGGTGGATTGCACTGTACACGCGTTCAATTGCCTGAGCTTCACCTTCTGCCACCGTCGTCAGTTTGTAACGCTCGGCATTTGCCACCCGTTCGATCGCCGCTGCCTGCCCCTCGGCTTCGAGTATCTTCGCCTGTTTCTCCCCCTCCGCCTTAAGGATCGCTGCCTGCCGCACACCCTCAGCCTCCAGGACCAGTGCCCGACGGTCCCGCTCCGCCTTCATCTGGCGGTGCATTGCCTCAGTGACATCTGCCGGCGGTTCAATCCGCTGAAGTTCAACCCGCGTTACCTTCGCACCCCATTTGTCGGTTGCCTCATCCAGCACATCCCGGAGTTTGGCGTTAATCCGCTCCCGCGAAGTAAGTGACTCATCAAGTGTGAGATCACCAATAACATTCCGCAGATTGGTCTGCGCCAGTTTGATTGTCGCCAGTCGGAAATTGGCAACATTGTAAAGCACTTTCACCGGATCGGTGACCTCGTAATAAACGATCGCATCTACGGTAACAGTTGCATTATCCTTGGTAATCACTTCCTGCGGAGGCACATCAACCACCTGCTCCCGCATATCCACCTTGATCAGGCGCTCCAGGAATGGAATTATGAAGTTTAAGCCCGGCTGAACCAGCCGCTGATACTTGCCCAGCCGCTCCACTGCACCCCGCTGATAGGGCCGGACAATCTTCAACCCAAGTAATGCCCAGATGAACAGAAATATGGCTGCCACAATGACAAAACCCATCTTTTACTCCTTGGTTATTGGTTCAACAATCAGCCGGGTCCCCTCCACCTTTCGAACCCGGACTCGGCTGCCGGCAGCAATCTTCACTTCCGATTCTGCCAGCCACTCTTCACCGCTGAGCTTAACCCTGCCGTACTCCGGCGGCACAATTTCCTGAACTACCAGCCCCTCCGCTGCCTGATACCTGAGCGCACCTACCGGCTCCGGTTCCGGACGGGTAATCTTTCTGCCAATCCACTGAGCAAGAAAAACACCCAGCCCGGAAAAAAACAAAAAGGCGGCATAATGAACATAAGGATTGTGAATGAAAAGCGCAATTATGCCCGTAAGCAGAGCACCGACTCCGAACCAGATTATCACCAGACCGGGAACAAACATTTCCAGCACCGCCAGCACCAGCGCGAGAATAATCCACACTCCCGGTTTTATCACCGGCATAATATCCTCCTTGAACTGTTTACTCTGGGTAATATTGCGGCTGGAATTAGAAAAGTCAAGCCGGAAGTCAAAACCAAACGCCGGCTAATGCATCTGAGATTTGTTATTTATGGTTATGGAATACCGTTATTTCCCCGCTCCTGCCGAATCAGATTAAGATTACTCCTTACCGGAAAAACCATCGTCAACCGACAGCCGCAACCGGATCAGCGGAGTATAAACCGGGCCAGCAGCACGAAGTTCGCTCTGATAAACAATCACCTCTGAAACCAGCCATTCTGAACTGATGAAGGATTTACCGCTAATAAACTGAGCATTAACTGGCTCCCGTAACCGCCCCAAAGTAAGATGGGGACTAAATGGTCTTTTTTCAGGTACAAACCCGATTTGCTGCAGTGCCTGAACTACTCTTTTCTGGAGTACAGTCACTCGGTCCGCGCCCGCTCCTACTCCTGCCCAGATCACCCGCGCCCGGTTCATACTCGGGAAAACCCCCAGACCGGCCAGTCGACAGATAAACTCAGGAAAATCGGATATTGATTGTCTCAGAGCGGATTCTGCGTTTCCAATGAACTCGGGGGTTACATCACCAAGAAAAGCTAATGTGATATGCATCTGCTCCGGCTTCACCCATTTCACAGGGAATTCTGTTTCTACTTTCAGATTTTTCAAGAGCTGAGCGAGCTCACCTTTCACCGTTGCTGAAGTATCAACCGCAACAAAACTCCGAATTTTTTCAGTCATGGAGATAAAATGCCCGGATAGCAATAGAAGTCAATCGCGATATTTATCACAGCTTGAAAGAGCACCACTACGGCGAATGCCGATTCTTTTTATCCGGAGATTTATACCGGATCAATCTGAAAAACTTCCAGGCCGGACTGGGTAAGAGTGTGTGAATTACCCAAAGCAGAATCTGTTTGCGGGTGCAGGGAAAGTTTTTGCCGGCTCGGATCTGATTTCGGGATGAATTGACACCTGCCCGGAAGCCGGTCATGACTGAATTTAACCGCAACGGATTCTTAAATATATGGCGCACAACCCAGAACTTCGAAAGAAGCCAGTTATAGGGGGATGGGAAATATTTATTAAAAACGAGAACGCCGTTCCGGACATAATAGGTTGTAATCCGGGGTGGAGAAAACTGACGTCGGCGCCGGCGGTGCAGAGTGATAAAATCGGGTTTGTAGACGATTGTGGAACCGGAGAGCAAAAACTGAAGTGTAAGGTCCGCCTCCTCAAATCCCCAGAAAAAATCCTCCGGATAACCGCTGATTTGCCTGAGGGCTGAACCCCTGAAGACGGTCCCACTACCATGAATAAAATGCCCCCGGAATCCATGATTCGCATCTCCGGCCCATGCAAATACTTCCCAGTCTTGGGTCTCACAGGACTGATCATAGAAATTGACCACCCGCGTGCACAGGACATCGATTTTATTTCCTGAAGTTTCAAGAAATTCAACAATATTTTTAATCGTCGTTGAATCTGCCGGCTGAGAATCGTCATCATATTGAAAAACATATTTCCCCCGCGCATTCTTGAGAAACAGGTTACGGGCACCGATCCCGATGTTATCTTCGGTACGGTACACGATTACTTCACTACAGCCTCTAAACTCCTTCTCCAGCATTTCTTGCGTATCATCAGAAGAATGATTGTCGACCACAATTATTTCCTTGTTCGGATAACAGTCCGTCAGCAGACATTTGAGCGTGGTCCTTAGTTCCCGGGACCGGTTATAAGTCAATATACCGATGGAAATTAATGGCAATTCTGACACAGTGTCCTCAGCTAAGGACTTTCCTATGCATTAAATCTGCGCATCTTCTGAAGAAATGACCTCACAAATAATAAACTAACGCCAGAGCCTGAAGCCTCAGCCGCACCGTGATCTGTTCAAAATGCGCCTTAACTGATCAATGGCAGTCCAGGCGGCACGCTGCTTAATTAAACTCCGTGTACCGGAGAAGATACATCGCAGAACCCGTTTCTTTTTGCCTGCGAGCACACCGATATATACCAAACCCACCGGTTTCGACTTTGTTCCGCCTCCCGGCCCGGCAATGCCCGAAACCGCAACTGCACAATCGGCACCGGTTATCCGGATCACCCCCTTAAGCATTTCATTAACTGTCTCCTGACTAACCGCCCCGTACCTTTCCAGAGTTAATTTACTCACACCCAGCAGATTCACCTTGATATCATTAGCATAGGCAATTATCCCGCCCCGAAAATAATCGGATGAACCCGGGACGCTGGTAATCAAATCCCCCACTAACCCGCCAGTACAGGATTCAGCAGTTGCAACGGTAAGCCGATTTTTACGGAGCAGTTCACCAACAATTTGGACTAAGCTCTTATCACTTAGGGCATAGACATTGTCCCCTAATAATTTAGCTGCAAAACTGGCACAGTTCTTGACACTGAATTCGTCCGGTCCGCTAAAAACCAGATCCAGACCGGAGACTGAAGGGTAATAACCAATTTGAACGCGGAAAAACTTTTTCAGGTTCTTTTCAAGCTTCGGCGCTAACTGTGATTCAATCAGACCAAAGGTTCTAACCAGGGCGGTATATATTCTTTCGCGGTTGACAATTTTATTTTTTAAATAATCTACAATTCCGTCATTAAACAGTGCTTCCACTTCCTGCGGAACCCCGGGGAGGAGAATAATAATACTGCCCTGGTGTTCAATTGCCATTCCGGGAACCATGCCAATCGGATTGGGGAAAACCGTCACTCCTTGGGGAACATAAGCCTGCTTCTCCGCAAGCTTGGGCATTTTCACCTTCCTCTTTTCGAATATCAGCTGAATTCTTTTTCTGAGGGCAGAGTCCATCCGCAATGGACGATTGATCAGCCCGCATACGGCCATAAGTGTCCGGTCATCATCGGTCGGTCCGAGACCGCCAGTAATAATTATCAATCTAACCCGAGTCAGCGATTCTGCCAGCGCCAGCTGAATGTCTTTCTCATCATCGCCAACTCGAATTATCCGTTTAACGCTGATACCTAGCTCTGCCAGACGCCGGGCAATAAAAGCAGAATTTGTATCTATTACGCTGCCCCTCAGCAGTTCATCACCAATTACAATCAACTCACAAACCATTTTACCCCCTTAAAGGCGGCAAAATGAACAGCAGTAATCTCAAAACCAGATTGGCGCAGATGCCCGCCAAAACGTCATCCATCATTACTCCCCAACCACCTTTTAATCGCTGAACACGATCTATAAAGGGGAGTTTTAAAATATCAAAACCGCGCCAGAGAATAAAACCGACAGCCAGCCCAAGTATTGAAACAGGATTGTAAAAAAAGGTAATGAAAGTTCCTTCAATTTCATCAATAGTCACCCGGGACGGATCTTTCCCCCAGACCTGCTCCAGATCACCGGCAACCCATACCCCGAGAAAGAAAATAACTATGATCAACAGAAGCGACAGGAGCGGCAGTCGTGCCAGGAAATAAGCAGGCAGAAGCGTAAAAAGGCTTGTTATTGTGGCTGGGGCAAAAGGAAAATAACCAGTATATATCCCCGAACCGATTAGGGACTGAATTTGAAATTTAAAACCCTTCAATTCGGATTGAGTATATAAATACTAACGCCGACGGCGCGTCGGAAACCGCTCTTCTGTCTCTACTACCAGATTGGCAACAATGAAGATTGAGGAGTAGGTTCCGAAAATAATGCCGACGGTCATTACAAAGGCAAAATCCCGAATCTCCGCTGTAGCGAGAACAAGCAGAGCAATCGTTACAAACAGTGTGGTCAGACCGGTAATAACCGTGCGACTGAGAGTCTGATTGATAGCAAGATTGGCCACTTCGGCAAAACTTTCCTTGCGAATTTTCCTCGTATCCTCTCGAATCCGATCGGAAATCACGATTGAGTCGTTGACCGAATAACCAATGACTGTGAGTATCGCTGCGATCAGCGTTGTCGTAATTTCCTTGTTAAAAAGCGAACAGAAACCAAGAACAATCAAAGTATCATGAATCAGGGCAAGAACTGCTCCAGTTCCAAATCTGAAGTCAAACCGGAAACTTACATAAATAAGGATTCCAATAATACCAAGCAGAATTGCCAACAGCACCTTACTCTGCAGTTCCTTGGAAATACGGGGTCCGACCGCCTCATCCCGAACAATCTCAAATGTAATATTGGGAAAGGAAGCAGCAAACTGCTGGCGCAAACGGGTAGAAAATCCCGATTCATCTCCGGCCTTATCCCTCGGTTTTACCCGGATGAGAAAATCCCCGGTTTCTGTCTGTTGAATTGAAGCTCCGCTCTCTCCCATCGCTGAGAGTACTGAACGCACCGCATCAATCTTCACCGGCTGGGAGAAATGCACCTGCACCAGACCGCCACCGGTGAAATCAACTCCGTAACGGAACCCTTTGAACACAATTAAAAGAACACTAACCAGCACAAGCAGCAAAGAAATTATAAAGAAGATTTTGCGGTTTTTAATGAACTGTATGTTAGTATTGCCGATAAGTTTCATATTAAATCCTCAGGGTTTTGACTTCAAAACGGGAAAGAAACAGGTCGAAGATAAATCTGGTCAGGAAAACTGCGGTCATAACATTGATAACCAGACCGACTGCAAGGGTAATGGCAAACCCCCTGACCGGACCTGATCCGATAAAATACAATGCAATTGCTGTTATTATCGTCGTGGCATTAGCGTCGATGATCGTAACCAGTGCCCGTTGGTACCCGGTGTCAACTGCTGCCATTGGTGTCTTCCCCGATTTCGACTCTTCGCGAATGCGTTCAAACACGAGCACATTCGCATCCACTGCCATTCCAATCGTCAGGGCAATACCGGCAAGACCGGGAAGGGTCAAGGTCGCTCGAAGTGCAGCCAGAATCGACAGCAGCAGAAAAATATTGAGAAACAATGCTAAATCAGCAAGGATTCCACCCGCCCCATAGTAAACCAGCATAAACAGAAGCACCGCAATCGCACCGACCGCACTGGCAATCAGACCCCGCCGGATGGCATCGGCTCCAAGGGAAGCGCCAATCGAACGTTCTTCCACAACTACTACCGGTGCCGGCAGTGCACCAGAGTTCAGAACAATTGACAGATCCTTGGCCTTGTCGCCACGACGGTCGTTCATGGTTATCTGCCCCCGGCCGTTCGGAATGCGCTCCTGAATACGGGGAGCAGAACGTACAACGCCATCCAGTACTATTGCCAGTCTGCGACCAACATTCCGGCCCGTTACCTGAGCAAATCTGGCAGCACCCTCGCGGTCAAGCTCAAAATTGACCACCCAAGTATTTGCCCGTTCAAGATCTGCACCCTGATAGATTGCCGGTTCAGCCCGACGCAACCGGGTACCCACCAGTTCCGGCTCACTTTTCAACAGATACACCCGCACAACCTTCCCATACTCTTCTGCCTCCACCGGACCAAAACGGAATTCATACCCCTGGGGCCAGAATTCTCTGCCCTGCAGTAAGAGCCGGGAAAAGGCTGCAGTATCATCGGCAGCAATCATTAAATCCAGCTCATCTCCTTCATCCTTTATGTAACTCAATAGCGAACCGGGTATCCCTCTTTCGGATGTAGTGTCCGACTCAACGCGGCTCACGGTATCAACAACTGGAGTAATCAAACCTGCCGTCTGAAGTTTCTCATCGATTACTTTTAAGGCATCGTAGACTTTAGCCTTCTCTTCAACCAGCTGAAATGTCAGGTGCGCCGGCTGTTTGATGATATTTAATGCCCGCTCGCGGTCGACTCCGGGTAGTTGAACCAGAATTCTGCCTTTATCTGTTTTCTGGATCGTGGGTTCAAAAACACCAAACTGATCAATTCGATTTCTGATTACTTCCAGTGCCAAATCCGGCGCTCTTCTTGCCTCCTCTTCGCTCAGCTGACTACGGTCAATATCCAGAACCACATGCATTCCTCCAACCAGATCCAGCCCCAGATGAATAATTCTTTTTTCATAAAGAGCAGCCTTGTGCCGGTTAAATTCAACCATCTCGGTGAGAACTGCCTGACTGTCTGCTCTGGTTACTGCCTGTGCCAGTTTCTCCTTAAGGAAACGTTCCTGGCGTGGAAGAAGGATATATAACTGGAAACTGGGCCAGAGCAGAAAGCCGGCAATGATTATAATCACCAGCCAGACTGCAAGCCTTATTCTCGCACCTCTCAAGTCCGCACCTCCTGAATAATCCTTTTCATTTCAAACACTGCTTCCTTTAAACCAACAAAAACCGCCCGGGCGATGATCGCAAAACCGATGGAAAAACCCTGGGCAATATTCTCCTCGAGTATCGGAACAACATTGGAATAATCCAACCCATGGCCGACATGAACAGTCAGTCCCGAAGTCCGCGCTGCCTCCGCGGCAATTTTCAGACGCCTGAGCTGCAAATCGCGCCGCACCCGATCCTTGCTGTAACGGTCAGTGTTCAATTCTACAACTTGAGCCCCGATCTCTGCTGCGCTCTTAATTTGATCCGGATCGGGTTCAACGAATATACACACCCTGACCCCTGACTTTTTCAAAGATGCAACTATTCTCTGCAGTGCCCTTTTCTGTTTTATGACATCAAGCCCCTGTGTGGTAGTGACTTCAGTCACCACCTCCGGCACAAGCGTGACCTGAGCAGGTTTTATTCTGCGAAGAAAGTTAACCGTTGATGTTACTGGCGCAGCTTCAACCGTCAATTCAGTTTTGATCGTTTGGCGCAAAAGTTTGACATCGCGGAAATTAATATGTCGCTGATCCTGTCGCAAATGAACAGTAATGCCATCCGCTCCCCCCAGCTCTACGAGCGTTGCCGCCTGAACCGGATCGGGGAAATTTTCGCGCCGCGCCTGGCGTAATGTGGCAATATGATCGATATTCACCGACAGCAAACGCATTATGCGATTTTAGACAAGAAATTTAATACTGTCAAATTAAATCAGCGGGCATTAATCTGCCCTTCTTTCGGTTCTTAACCAGTTATATTTAACCCGTTTCCCGAAAAAGTACTGCCAGTAACCGACAATTAGTGCCCAGTTAACCCAGATATAATACTGCGGCAGCAGAAACTTTCTCAGTTTTCCCTTTGCATATGGAACCAGCGGTGTAGTTAAATATGTAAGAAGCTGCAGAATCAGTAAAATCCGGAAAAAGGGTATCGTTACTTTAATCGCGGACGCAATTAAAATTGATAGCAGAATGAAGGGAACGAACCACCGGAGATATTTATGCGAAAATAATACCCAGGCAACAGCTCCATATTTGGGTAATAAAATTCTGCTGTACCGGAAGATCTGCTGAACATTACCGCGATTCATTCGCGCCTTGCGACTGAATTCGATTTCTGGGGGTTCAACTTTGGTCCAAGCAACTGATTTTGGCTCATACACTGACTTGTATCCCTGCTGGAAAACAAATATCCCCAGCACATAATCATCGTTGATAATATCATGCGGTAATGGTCTGACAAGGGAACGACGAACGAACATTGCGTAACCGGAAATACCGACCGTACATCCAATCATCCCTTCTAATTCCTTTAATTTGTTTTCATACCGGTCCCAGATGCTTTCTGCAATATTGCCCTCTTTATTCCGGCGGACATAGGCGGTTGCCACCATCCCCACTTTCGGATCACGAAACCGCTCAACACCCGCCTTTAACGCCTCGGGTTCAAGCAGGACATCGGCATCCGTAAAAAGAATAATTTCCCCTGATGCTTTTTCTGCGAGCATGTTAATAACCGCACTTTTCCCCAATCGTTCATTCACAGTAATCAGTCTGATTCGACTGTCACTTTCAGCAAAGCTTTGGACAATTTCATTTGTTCGATCCGTAACGGCATCAGTGCCGACAAGTATCTCCAGTTTATCCGCCGGATAATCAAGTTCCTGACAATTACGCAACTTGGTACCGATCGTCAGCTCTTCATTCCAAGCGGCGATCGCAATCGTCACACTGGGAAACTCCTGATATTGGGGCAAATTGACTCTATCTTTATCCTTACGACGAATCTTCACTATCAAAAAAAGAACCAGCGGAAAGATAAACCAGTGATACACAAATAGAATCAAAGGTGTCCAGAAAAGTAAAACGGCGGTCAGGTCGAACATCATCACTCCTTAAAAGAGAAATAGGCCAAGACCTTCTGATATAGCGCGAGATGTTTTTCCGCCGTTTCCTTCCAGGTAAACTGATTAACCCACTTGCGCCCCCTGATTATTATTTCACTCCGCAGCTGCTCGGATGTCAGAAGCTGTCGTAATTTAATCTCAAGAAGATTGGAGTCGCTGGGAGGAAACAGCAGAGCTGCATTGCCAGCCGCCTCGGGTATTGAAGAGGCATCAGACGCAACCACTGGACAGCCGCAGGCCATCGCTTCCAAAATCGGCATGCCAAAGCCTTCATACCAAGATGGATATACCAAACACTGAGCTAAATTGTACAAGCCCACGAGTAAATCATCGGCAACGTAACCAAGATAATGAACTCGGTCACCGATGCCAAGATTTATAGCGTACTGGCGTATTTTTTCTGCTCCTAATCCCTCCTTTCCTGCCAGAACAACCCCATCAGTCAAACCTTCTGCCATCAGCTTTTTGGCAGCACGAAAAAGTGCCTCGAGGTTTTTCCGATGTTCAATTACACCGACACTGAGCAAAAAACGCTGAGGCAGATTGAATCGGGTACGAATACCGGTAAGAAACCCGGAATCATGGCACGGCTGGAACTTGGAGTCAACCCCGTGGTGGATGACAGTAATTTTGTCTTCCGGCACCTGCATTAAGGATATAAGATCATTTTTAGTTGCATCAGACACCGCGATAACCACGGCTGAACGCCTCACTGCATTCTGCACCTGATAAATCATATAACGGCGGTAAATCCGGGTATACGCCTGCGGCGTTTTTAGAAATGCCAGATCATGGACAGTGGTTACACAGGGACAGTTTGCATTTAACGGAACAACAAAGTTCGGTCCGTGAAACAGTGCGACTTTTCGCTGGCTCAAATAACGGGAAGCAAGCAAATTGAGCCATAGCGGCGAATACAGTTGCGCCACTTTACCATCTTCGCGATAGAATCTGCCTAGGGCGACATACTCGCAGTCAGGTGGAATTTCTCCTGGCCGATCCGGCCTATCTCCCAGCAGCAGATATGTGAACTCCGATTTCAGAGCAATAAGATGATAAATCAGTTCCGATATGTAATTGCCGATCCCGGTTTTCGGACGCAAAAGTTTACGTACATCTAGTGCAACTGTTTTCCTGGGCTTCATTTTTCTTTTCACTATAGAAGCATTTCACTACAAGTCAAGGATACGAAAAGGCGAACTTGAATTGGTAAATTCCAATGCTATTTTAAGGCTATGAACCTGCTCGTTGATGCCTCATTTCATACCGGCATCAGAGTGGGAATTGCGCGCTATATCGAATGTCTGGTACGGGAATTAAGTTCTCTGTGCAATGTCACGCTGCTTACCTCTGTCCCGGAAGTGTTTTCGAGTGTAAAATGCAACACAATTTCAATCCCCGCATGGACTAAAAGTCACCGTGGCAGGCTGTTGTGGCAATTTACCAAACTGAGAAACTATTGCATAACAGATTATGATCTGCTTTTCTGTCCAACTCCGGTGGCGCCACCATTCTGTTCAATCCCGGTCATATCTGTCGTCCATGATCTGACACCTCTCATTGCCCACCAGCTCCATGGTTCTAAGTATAAAGCAAGCTTTCTGGTCGCACTCAAAAGTCTTGCATGGGCAGATTATATAGTTGCTGATTCTCATTATACGAAACAACAGATTATCAAAAGAGGTTTGTTTCCAGCTGAAAAAATAAAAGTAATTCATCTTGGACCCGGGATCGTTGAATCTTTCGGAAATTGTGACTTGGGGCTCGAATTTCAACCTTATATCTTGTATGTCGGGGGCCATATCCCAAATAAAAATGTTCCCCGACTGATTACAGCCTTTTCCCAAATTAACCATCCTGCTCACACTAAATTGGTGCTCGTTGGCTGGGGGACACCGGAACAGATTGGCTTAACCCTCGCCACCATTGACAGAACAGGCATACGTGACCGCGTCATCCTTATGCCCGAAATATCTGACCAGGAATTATCAAGTCTGTATCACCACTGTTCTCTGTTTGTTTTCCCCTCACTCTGTGAAGGCTTCGGTCTGCCGGTTCTGGAGGCAATGTACCATGGTGCCCCGATCGCCTGTAGTTATTCCTCCAGTTTACCGGAAATTGCTGCTAATGGCGCTCTCTATTTTGATCCGACACGAACAAGAAGCATCCGTAACACGGTTGAATTACTCCTCAACAATCAAACCTTGTGCCATCAATTAAGCAGCACAGCCCGGAAACGTGCTCAATTGTTCTCCTGGAAGAACGCTGCTCAGGAATTATTACAGTTAGCCGGGAAAGTCGTTCGCACCCGCTGACGAGTTAGAAGCCACTCGCCGCAGCGCCATCGCCAGCCCGAACCACATCCCGATTACCATGAAGGTGCTACTGAGTGAGTCAAAAAAGCTGTGAGCAGCAAAGGCAATCAGTGCCGCGGTCACACCGAGCGCGGTATATTGAAACTGGTTCTTCACCTTTCCCGCCAAACGGTCAGTTCGTACAATAGTGCTGAACAATAAAATAACAAACAACAAAAATCCAACTAATCCCAAATCAGCCATCATTTCCAGGTATAGGTTATGGGTGCTGAAGTAAACCTTGGGATCGGCAAACCTGGGGTAACCATAAATATACTTGATAAAACGAAAGTTCTCCCAACCAACACCAAACAGCCAGTTCTTCCGGGCAACCAGCAAACCGAAATTCCATAATATCAAACGAGCAATAAAAGCCGGGTCATTCAAACTTGTGCCTTCCAGCCTGCTGATGAACAGACTCCGGAAAAAGCTGAACACAATCACAAATACTCCTCCCGCTCCAGTTATTGCTCCCAGAATAGGTGAGCGTGTCTTGAATAAAAGATAAAGAAGCGCAATTCCCATACCAAACCAAGCACCGCGTGAACGGGTAAACACCAGACCGATCAACAGAATAACGACAACAAAACCGAGGTACAGACGGTGTAAAAACCGACGTTCACCCAACACGATACCCAGCAATGCTGACGCCAGCGTGGCAATCAGCATCCCCAGTGCATTCAAATCAAGGATCCCGAACGGCACGGAGAGCTTTTTTCCCCCGAAGGTATCAACGAATCCGGCTGAGTATCTCACTAAAAGCGGAAGCAGAATTACACATACTACCACACCAGTGGCGATCGCATTTATCAGCTCTTTCACCTTCTGGAGATCCTGCGGCACAATCGCAAAAAAGTACCCCAGAATAAATACCCCCCAGATCAGTACATTGCAGATAATGAAGAAGTGTTCGGTCGGACC from candidate division WOR-3 bacterium carries:
- a CDS encoding SPFH domain-containing protein, with product MGFVIVAAIFLFIWALLGLKIVRPYQRGAVERLGKYQRLVQPGLNFIIPFLERLIKVDMREQVVDVPPQEVITKDNATVTVDAIVYYEVTDPVKVLYNVANFRLATIKLAQTNLRNVIGDLTLDESLTSRERINAKLRDVLDEATDKWGAKVTRVELQRIEPPADVTEAMHRQMKAERDRRALVLEAEGVRQAAILKAEGEKQAKILEAEGQAAAIERVANAERYKLTTVAEGEAQAIERVYSAIHRGNPTRELITIKYLEALAKMAEGKATKMFVPYEASGVLSALAMIAEILKEKTEESGGK
- a CDS encoding NfeD family protein — protein: MPVIKPGVWIILALVLAVLEMFVPGLVIIWFGVGALLTGIIALFIHNPYVHYAAFLFFSGLGVFLAQWIGRKITRPEPEPVGALRYQAAEGLVVQEIVPPEYGRVKLSGEEWLAESEVKIAAGSRVRVRKVEGTRLIVEPITKE
- the thpR gene encoding RNA 2',3'-cyclic phosphodiesterase, whose amino-acid sequence is MTEKIRSFVAVDTSATVKGELAQLLKNLKVETEFPVKWVKPEQMHITLAFLGDVTPEFIGNAESALRQSISDFPEFICRLAGLGVFPSMNRARVIWAGVGAGADRVTVLQKRVVQALQQIGFVPEKRPFSPHLTLGRLREPVNAQFISGKSFISSEWLVSEVIVYQSELRAAGPVYTPLIRLRLSVDDGFSGKE
- a CDS encoding glycosyltransferase: MSELPLISIGILTYNRSRELRTTLKCLLTDCYPNKEIIVVDNHSSDDTQEMLEKEFRGCSEVIVYRTEDNIGIGARNLFLKNARGKYVFQYDDDSQPADSTTIKNIVEFLETSGNKIDVLCTRVVNFYDQSCETQDWEVFAWAGDANHGFRGHFIHGSGTVFRGSALRQISGYPEDFFWGFEEADLTLQFLLSGSTIVYKPDFITLHRRRRRQFSPPRITTYYVRNGVLVFNKYFPSPYNWLLSKFWVVRHIFKNPLRLNSVMTGFRAGVNSSRNQIRAGKNFPCTRKQILLWVIHTLLPSPAWKFFRLIRYKSPDKKNRHSP
- a CDS encoding competence/damage-inducible protein A: MVCELIVIGDELLRGSVIDTNSAFIARRLAELGISVKRIIRVGDDEKDIQLALAESLTRVRLIIITGGLGPTDDDRTLMAVCGLINRPLRMDSALRKRIQLIFEKRKVKMPKLAEKQAYVPQGVTVFPNPIGMVPGMAIEHQGSIIILLPGVPQEVEALFNDGIVDYLKNKIVNRERIYTALVRTFGLIESQLAPKLEKNLKKFFRVQIGYYPSVSGLDLVFSGPDEFSVKNCASFAAKLLGDNVYALSDKSLVQIVGELLRKNRLTVATAESCTGGLVGDLITSVPGSSDYFRGGIIAYANDIKVNLLGVSKLTLERYGAVSQETVNEMLKGVIRITGADCAVAVSGIAGPGGGTKSKPVGLVYIGVLAGKKKRVLRCIFSGTRSLIKQRAAWTAIDQLRRILNRSRCG
- a CDS encoding phosphatidylglycerophosphatase A, producing MKGFKFQIQSLIGSGIYTGYFPFAPATITSLFTLLPAYFLARLPLLSLLLIIVIFFLGVWVAGDLEQVWGKDPSRVTIDEIEGTFITFFYNPVSILGLAVGFILWRGFDILKLPFIDRVQRLKGGWGVMMDDVLAGICANLVLRLLLFILPPLRG
- the secF gene encoding protein translocase subunit SecF, yielding MKLIGNTNIQFIKNRKIFFIISLLLVLVSVLLIVFKGFRYGVDFTGGGLVQVHFSQPVKIDAVRSVLSAMGESGASIQQTETGDFLIRVKPRDKAGDESGFSTRLRQQFAASFPNITFEIVRDEAVGPRISKELQSKVLLAILLGIIGILIYVSFRFDFRFGTGAVLALIHDTLIVLGFCSLFNKEITTTLIAAILTVIGYSVNDSIVISDRIREDTRKIRKESFAEVANLAINQTLSRTVITGLTTLFVTIALLVLATAEIRDFAFVMTVGIIFGTYSSIFIVANLVVETEERFPTRRRR
- the secD gene encoding protein translocase subunit SecD, which gives rise to MIIIIAGFLLWPSFQLYILLPRQERFLKEKLAQAVTRADSQAVLTEMVEFNRHKAALYEKRIIHLGLDLVGGMHVVLDIDRSQLSEEEARRAPDLALEVIRNRIDQFGVFEPTIQKTDKGRILVQLPGVDRERALNIIKQPAHLTFQLVEEKAKVYDALKVIDEKLQTAGLITPVVDTVSRVESDTTSERGIPGSLLSYIKDEGDELDLMIAADDTAAFSRLLLQGREFWPQGYEFRFGPVEAEEYGKVVRVYLLKSEPELVGTRLRRAEPAIYQGADLERANTWVVNFELDREGAARFAQVTGRNVGRRLAIVLDGVVRSAPRIQERIPNGRGQITMNDRRGDKAKDLSIVLNSGALPAPVVVVEERSIGASLGADAIRRGLIASAVGAIAVLLFMLVYYGAGGILADLALFLNIFLLLSILAALRATLTLPGLAGIALTIGMAVDANVLVFERIREESKSGKTPMAAVDTGYQRALVTIIDANATTIITAIALYFIGSGPVRGFAITLAVGLVINVMTAVFLTRFIFDLFLSRFEVKTLRI
- a CDS encoding pyridoxine 5'-phosphate synthase — translated: MRLLSVNIDHIATLRQARRENFPDPVQAATLVELGGADGITVHLRQDQRHINFRDVKLLRQTIKTELTVEAAPVTSTVNFLRRIKPAQVTLVPEVVTEVTTTQGLDVIKQKRALQRIVASLKKSGVRVCIFVEPDPDQIKSAAEIGAQVVELNTDRYSKDRVRRDLQLRRLKIAAEAARTSGLTVHVGHGLDYSNVVPILEENIAQGFSIGFAIIARAVFVGLKEAVFEMKRIIQEVRT